The Devosia sp. genome segment ACGGCCCATGCGCCCGGACCGGAAAACACCAGGTACAGGAACACGAAGCAGAACAGGATAGCCGCGTCGCCACCATTATTGGTGGGATAGAGGCTGCCCGGCGCATGAACCATCCAATAGGCCACGGCCATGGTGCCCGAGGCGATGAAGGCGGCGATGCGGCTGTAGAAACCGACCAGGATCAGCAGGCCACCGATGAGTTCGATGACGCCTGCGGCACCGAAAAGGCTCATCAGGGGCGGCTGCATTTCGGTGGCGGGGAAGCCGAACAGCTTCTGCGTGCCATGAAGAATGAACAGCAATGCGGCGACGATGCGCAGAACGGCCAGAGCCTGCGGCGCGTAAGCGGAGAGACGATCGGTCATGTGAGTTCCTTGAGACTGCGCCGGAATCGGCGTCGGAGCCGATATGGCTACCGGCAATTGCCTGGACAGAAAAATCGGCGAAATTTCGGATGCTCTGTTCGGCAGGTGGAAACATTCAAGTTCGCGTGTTCACCGCTCAGCACAGGTCAGCCCCGCCTGTCCGGAAGGGCAGTCACATTGCGTAACCGCCCGACTTTCTGTATGACGCGCCATCCACTCCAATTCTGGACCTTGCACGCGCATGAATCAGGCGCCCAAAATCGGCCTCGTCAGCCTCGGCTGCCCCAAGGCACTCGTCGATAGCGAACGCATCATGACCACGCTGCGGGCGCAGGGCTATTCGTTCAGCCGCGACTATGCCGGCGCCGACATCGTTCTCGTCAACACCTGCGGCTTCCTCGACAGCGCCAAGCAGGAAAGCCTTGAAGCCATCGGCGAGGCGCTCAACGAAAACGGCAAGGTCATCGTCACCGGCTGCCTGGGCGTCGAGGAAAACCTCATCCGCGAGACCCACCCCTCGGTCCTCGCCATCACCGGCCCGCATCAGTACGAAAGCGTCGTCTCGGCGGTGCATGACCACCTGCCGCCCGTACCCAACCGCTTCGTCGACCTGGTCCCGGAAAGCGGGCTCAAGCTGACCCCGCGTCACTACGCCTATCTGAAAATTTCCGAGGGCTGCAACAACCGTTGCTCCTTCTGCATCATTCCCCAGATCAGGGGCGATCTCGCCTCGCGCCCGGCCGCCGGCATCCTGTCCGAGGCCGAGGGCCTTATCCGCTCCGGCGTCAAGGAATTGCTGGTCATTTCCCAGGACACCAGCGCCTACGGCCTCGATATCAAATATGCGACCAGCAAATATCGCGGCCGCGAGGTGAAGGCCAAGTTCTACGATCTCGCCAAGGAACTGGGTGAACTCGGCGCTTGGGTGCGCCTGCACTATGTCTATCCCTATCCCCATGTCGATCCGGTCATGGAACTGATGGCCGAAGGCCTCGTCCTGCCCTATCTCGACATTCCCTTCCAGCACGCGTCTCCCAAGGTGCTCAAGGCCATGCGCCGCCCCGCGCATCAGGAAAAGACCCTCAACCGCATCCTCGACTGGAAGCGCCAGGTTCCGGACCTGACCGTGCGGTCCAACTTTATCGTCGGCTTCCCCGGCGAGACGGAAGAAGATTTCGAAATGCTGCTCGATTTCATCGAGGAGGCCGAAATCGACCGCGCCGGCTGCTTCAAATATGAGCCCGTCACCGGCGCCACCGCCAACGAACTCGAAGGCGTCGTGCCCGACGAGGTCAAGGAAGAGCGCTTCGCCCAGCTCATGGAGGTGTCGCAGAACGTCTCCTTCCACCAGCTGCAGAAAAAGGTCGGCCGCACCATCGACGTCATCGTCGATGACGTCCGCCCCGAACAGAACCGCGCCATCGCCCGCTCCAAGTGGGACGCGCCGGAAATCGACGGTCAG includes the following:
- a CDS encoding DoxX family protein is translated as MTDRLSAYAPQALAVLRIVAALLFILHGTQKLFGFPATEMQPPLMSLFGAAGVIELIGGLLILVGFYSRIAAFIASGTMAVAYWMVHAPGSLYPTNNGGDAAILFCFVFLYLVFSGPGAWAVNRK
- the rimO gene encoding 30S ribosomal protein S12 methylthiotransferase RimO, with amino-acid sequence MNQAPKIGLVSLGCPKALVDSERIMTTLRAQGYSFSRDYAGADIVLVNTCGFLDSAKQESLEAIGEALNENGKVIVTGCLGVEENLIRETHPSVLAITGPHQYESVVSAVHDHLPPVPNRFVDLVPESGLKLTPRHYAYLKISEGCNNRCSFCIIPQIRGDLASRPAAGILSEAEGLIRSGVKELLVISQDTSAYGLDIKYATSKYRGREVKAKFYDLAKELGELGAWVRLHYVYPYPHVDPVMELMAEGLVLPYLDIPFQHASPKVLKAMRRPAHQEKTLNRILDWKRQVPDLTVRSNFIVGFPGETEEDFEMLLDFIEEAEIDRAGCFKYEPVTGATANELEGVVPDEVKEERFAQLMEVSQNVSFHQLQKKVGRTIDVIVDDVRPEQNRAIARSKWDAPEIDGQVIIDKATNIKIGDIVSVTVTDNDEYDLFAEPASA